One Polypterus senegalus isolate Bchr_013 chromosome 10, ASM1683550v1, whole genome shotgun sequence DNA segment encodes these proteins:
- the LOC120536782 gene encoding uncharacterized protein LOC120536782 isoform X1, whose amino-acid sequence MEPANTINGSMTITISFPKSYPRSEDLPDTFNIESKDHYQLFQKRKPYISGVIHITVGMLTLCLGLVVFLGSDDIVFPVLSLFNILSLLNGGLAICSSVVRKTCVVKWFIAINICNLLWSVGVFMVTTINYQSEIPFFDSLLYVLFVMAWSSSIALYHAGLHAGHFAWMTSILCLWFTWNILRNLHSQAMKMAWGGFSAKLLRQTRKVHFAQRNQEIKVN is encoded by the exons ATGGAACCAGCCAATACGATAAATGGCAGCATGACAATAACAATCTCATTTCCAAAGTCATACCCTAGAAGTGAAGACCTGCCTGACACCTTTAACATTGAGAGTAAAGATCATTACCAGCTGTTCCAGAAAAGAAAACCCTACATTTCAGGG GTTATTCACATAACAGTTGGAATGCTGACTTTATGTCTTGGACTTGTTGTCTTTTTGGGATCTGACGACATTGTATTTCCTGTTCTATCTTTGTTTAATATACTG tcTTTATTGAATGGAGGACTTGCAATATGTTCTTCAGTTGTTCGAAAGACATGTGTG gtCAAGTGGTTCATTGCTATCAACATCTGCAACTTGTTATGGTCAGTTGGTGTATTTATGGTAACAACAATAAACTATCAATCTGAGATTCCATTTTTT GACTCTTTGCTTTATGTGCTGTTTGTCATGGCCTGGAGCTCATCAATTGCTTTGTATCATGCTGGACTGCATGCAGGGCACTTTGCCTGGATGACTTCAATACTATG CCTTTGGTTTACCTGGAATATCCTTCGTAATCTGCACTCACAAGCTATGAAGATGGCTTGGGGAGGATTCAGTGCGAAGTTGCTCAGGCAAACAAGAAAGGTGCATTTTGCACAGCGTAACCAAGAAATCAAAGTGAATTGA
- the LOC120536782 gene encoding uncharacterized protein LOC120536782 isoform X2 → MEPANTINGSMTITISFPKSYPRSEDLPDTFNIESKDHYQLFQKRKPYISGVIHITVGMLTLCLGLVVFLGSDDIVFPVLSLFNILSLLNGGLAICSSVVRKTCVVKWFIAINICNLLWSVGVFMVTTINYQSEIPFFTGLFALCAVCHGLELINCFVSCWTACRALCLDDFNTMPLVYLEYPS, encoded by the exons ATGGAACCAGCCAATACGATAAATGGCAGCATGACAATAACAATCTCATTTCCAAAGTCATACCCTAGAAGTGAAGACCTGCCTGACACCTTTAACATTGAGAGTAAAGATCATTACCAGCTGTTCCAGAAAAGAAAACCCTACATTTCAGGG GTTATTCACATAACAGTTGGAATGCTGACTTTATGTCTTGGACTTGTTGTCTTTTTGGGATCTGACGACATTGTATTTCCTGTTCTATCTTTGTTTAATATACTG tcTTTATTGAATGGAGGACTTGCAATATGTTCTTCAGTTGTTCGAAAGACATGTGTG gtCAAGTGGTTCATTGCTATCAACATCTGCAACTTGTTATGGTCAGTTGGTGTATTTATGGTAACAACAATAAACTATCAATCTGAGATTCCATTTTTT ACAGGACTCTTTGCTTTATGTGCTGTTTGTCATGGCCTGGAGCTCATCAATTGCTTTGTATCATGCTGGACTGCATGCAGGGCACTTTGCCTGGATGACTTCAATACTATG CCTTTGGTTTACCTGGAATATCCTTCGTAA